One window from the genome of Bacillus tianshenii encodes:
- a CDS encoding mechanosensitive ion channel family protein: protein MDPYLEQFEQWLVPVLIFLGFLLLRKIFTKYIFKLILRMAKKVNSDILTHVFTAFESPLRSLFVILGIYISMQYVPALNPYEETIMKFIRSGYVILIAWGLYNLSSASSLFFWELNERFKIKIDQILVPFLSKTLRFIIIAITISIIAQEFNYDVNGFVAGLGLGGLAFALAAKDALSNLFGGIVIITEKPFSINDWIKTPSVEGTVEDITFRSTKIRTFAQAVVTVPNATLANEPIMNWSMMGKRQITFNLGVTYHTSKDQMQRVVSEIEAMLKAHDGVHPETIFVKFDTYNDSSLDIFLYFFTNTTAWEEFLNVKQDINFRIMEILEQEGVQVAFPSRTLYVEKQEGNDTMFMND, encoded by the coding sequence ATGGACCCATATTTAGAACAGTTTGAACAGTGGCTTGTACCTGTGTTAATTTTTCTCGGCTTCTTATTGCTGCGGAAGATTTTCACGAAATATATTTTTAAACTCATATTGAGAATGGCCAAGAAGGTCAATTCGGATATTCTCACTCACGTTTTTACAGCTTTTGAAAGCCCATTACGAAGCTTGTTTGTCATCTTAGGAATCTACATTTCCATGCAATACGTTCCAGCGCTCAATCCATATGAAGAAACGATTATGAAGTTTATCCGCTCCGGGTATGTCATCTTAATCGCATGGGGGCTGTACAATCTTTCATCCGCTTCGTCGCTATTTTTCTGGGAGCTGAATGAGCGGTTTAAGATTAAGATTGATCAGATCCTCGTCCCATTTTTGTCTAAAACACTTCGGTTTATCATTATTGCGATTACAATCAGCATTATTGCCCAAGAGTTTAATTATGACGTAAACGGCTTTGTTGCAGGGCTCGGACTCGGCGGACTTGCGTTTGCGCTTGCTGCAAAAGATGCATTAAGCAACTTATTCGGCGGGATTGTAATCATTACTGAAAAACCATTTTCGATTAATGATTGGATTAAGACTCCGAGTGTAGAAGGGACAGTGGAGGATATTACATTTCGCAGCACGAAGATTCGCACCTTCGCTCAGGCGGTTGTGACCGTGCCGAACGCGACTCTTGCCAATGAGCCGATTATGAATTGGAGCATGATGGGGAAGCGGCAGATTACGTTCAACCTTGGCGTGACTTATCATACGTCAAAGGATCAAATGCAGCGCGTAGTCTCAGAGATCGAAGCGATGCTGAAAGCGCATGACGGCGTGCATCCAGAAACAATTTTTGTGAAGTTTGATACATACAATGACAGCAGTCTTGATATCTTCCTTTATTTCTTTACGAATACGACAGCATGGGAAGAATTTTTGAATGTAAAGCAGGACATTAATTTTCGCATTATGGAAATCCTTGAGCAAGAAGGTGTTCAAGTCGCCTTTCCAAGCCGTACGCTGTATGTAGAGAAGCAGGAAGGGAACGATACGATGTTCATGAACGACTGA